The proteins below come from a single Synechococcus sp. WH 8101 genomic window:
- a CDS encoding HAD family hydrolase: protein MIISRPSLLVFDFDGVIVDGMEEYWWAARSACLQLTQASAGVLPLAVPSLFRQLRPWVHHGWEMVLIAAQLLEAASPLRQRGAEAYAADYDRQTALALEERGWSSLRLQEALEAVRREAITNDRAAWLGRHRPFPGVVDRLRHLAEEGVDWAVLTTKGAAFTAELLQAFALQPARLLGHEAGPKPQVLLQLQEAWRLRGFVEDRRATLETVRGTAGLEALPCFLASWGYLRPSDRQGLPLGIDLLEPERFAAPLATWT, encoded by the coding sequence ATGATCATCTCCAGGCCCTCCCTCCTGGTCTTCGATTTTGACGGTGTCATCGTCGATGGCATGGAGGAATATTGGTGGGCGGCCCGCAGCGCTTGCCTGCAGCTCACTCAGGCGTCAGCAGGGGTGCTTCCCTTGGCCGTGCCATCGCTCTTTCGCCAGTTGCGTCCCTGGGTTCACCATGGCTGGGAGATGGTCCTGATCGCCGCCCAGTTACTCGAGGCGGCAAGCCCTCTGCGCCAGCGGGGCGCTGAGGCTTACGCGGCCGACTACGACCGGCAGACAGCCCTGGCGCTTGAGGAGCGGGGTTGGAGTTCGCTCCGGTTGCAGGAGGCGCTTGAAGCAGTACGCCGTGAGGCGATCACCAACGATCGTGCCGCCTGGCTGGGGCGCCATCGCCCCTTCCCCGGTGTGGTGGATCGGCTGCGCCATCTGGCGGAGGAGGGGGTGGATTGGGCCGTGCTCACCACCAAGGGGGCGGCATTCACGGCCGAGTTGTTGCAGGCCTTTGCCCTGCAACCGGCGCGCCTTCTCGGCCATGAGGCCGGCCCGAAGCCGCAGGTGCTGTTGCAGTTGCAGGAGGCCTGGCGCTTGCGAGGCTTTGTGGAGGATCGACGGGCGACGCTCGAAACCGTGCGCGGCACCGCCGGCCTGGAGGCCCTGCCCTGTTTTCTGGCCAGTTGGGGCTATCTGCGGCCATCCGACCGGCAGGGGCTGCCGCTCGGCATTGACCTGCTCGAACCGGAACGCTTTGCGGCCCCCTTGGCGACCTGGACCTGA
- the recA gene encoding recombinase RecA, translating to MPLDVKASPTSGSDPRPGERDKALNLVLGQIERNFGKGSIMRLGDASRMRVETIPTGALTLDLALGGGYPKGRVVEVYGPESSGKTTLTLHAIAEVQRRGGVAAFVDAEHALDPVYAASLGVDIENLLVSQPDTGEMALEIVDQLVRSAAVDIVVVDSVAALTPRAEIEGEMGDLAVGSQARLMSQAMRKITGNIGKSGCTVIFLNQLRLKIGVTYGNPETTTGGNALKFYASVRLDIRRIQTLKRGTEEYGIRAKVKVAKNKVAPPFRIAEFDILFGRGISTLGCLLDLAEETGVVIRKGAWYSYEGDNIGQGRDNTIGWLEQNPDAKDAIEALVRQKLTEGSEVTANSMRPLAAAARSAASQASSAAATSAPSAASNDKPAAANKPGAASSAA from the coding sequence ATGCCACTCGACGTGAAAGCTTCTCCCACCTCCGGCTCCGACCCCCGTCCAGGTGAGCGCGACAAAGCGCTGAATCTTGTGCTCGGCCAGATCGAGCGCAATTTCGGCAAAGGGTCGATCATGCGCCTCGGGGATGCGTCCCGGATGCGGGTCGAGACCATTCCCACCGGTGCTCTCACCCTGGATCTCGCCCTCGGTGGCGGCTATCCGAAGGGGCGTGTGGTGGAGGTGTATGGACCGGAAAGCTCCGGTAAGACCACGCTGACGCTCCATGCGATCGCCGAGGTGCAGCGTCGTGGTGGTGTGGCCGCCTTCGTGGATGCGGAGCATGCTCTAGATCCGGTGTACGCCGCCTCCCTGGGCGTCGACATCGAGAACCTGCTCGTCTCCCAGCCCGACACCGGCGAGATGGCCCTGGAGATTGTCGATCAGTTGGTGCGATCCGCGGCTGTCGATATCGTCGTGGTCGACTCGGTGGCGGCCCTCACGCCGCGGGCCGAGATTGAGGGTGAGATGGGCGATCTGGCCGTGGGCAGCCAGGCCCGCCTGATGAGCCAGGCGATGCGCAAGATCACCGGCAACATCGGCAAATCCGGTTGCACGGTGATTTTCCTCAACCAGCTGCGACTCAAGATCGGTGTCACCTATGGCAATCCGGAAACGACCACCGGCGGCAATGCCCTCAAGTTCTATGCATCGGTGCGTTTGGATATCCGTCGCATTCAGACGCTCAAGCGCGGCACTGAGGAATACGGGATCCGCGCGAAGGTGAAAGTGGCGAAGAACAAGGTGGCGCCACCCTTCCGAATCGCCGAATTCGACATCCTTTTCGGCCGGGGGATCAGCACCCTTGGTTGCCTGCTCGATCTGGCGGAAGAAACCGGTGTGGTGATTCGCAAGGGGGCTTGGTACAGCTACGAGGGCGACAACATCGGGCAGGGCCGCGACAACACCATCGGCTGGCTGGAGCAGAACCCCGACGCGAAGGACGCGATCGAAGCGCTGGTGCGTCAGAAACTCACGGAGGGGTCCGAGGTGACCGCCAATTCGATGCGTCCCCTCGCTGCGGCAGCACGCAGTGCCGCCAGCCAAGCGTCTTCGGCAGCTGCGACGTCTGCACCGTCTGCGGCTAGCAACGACAAACCGGCTGCCGCAAACAAACCGGGCGCCGCCTCGTCAGCTGCCTGA
- a CDS encoding DUF1815 family protein has product MFPRLAQQYRSVVQDLVMSLQALASSLKKRGITATCYVCDDGRDDHGASFVADLGDGHMVRFLVSDFGISWVESRNGRELVKLEGAEAIQELQRVTQFLQAPVAEATAAAASSGS; this is encoded by the coding sequence ATGTTTCCTCGGCTCGCCCAGCAATACCGCTCCGTGGTTCAAGACTTGGTGATGAGCCTTCAGGCTCTGGCATCCAGCCTGAAGAAACGCGGCATCACCGCAACCTGCTACGTCTGCGATGACGGCCGCGACGACCATGGCGCCTCGTTTGTCGCCGATCTCGGCGACGGGCACATGGTGCGCTTTCTCGTGTCGGACTTCGGCATCAGCTGGGTGGAATCCCGCAACGGCCGCGAACTGGTGAAATTGGAAGGCGCGGAAGCCATTCAGGAACTGCAGCGTGTCACCCAGTTCCTGCAGGCTCCCGTCGCCGAGGCAACGGCTGCCGCCGCCAGCTCAGGCAGCTGA
- a CDS encoding DUF2839 domain-containing protein: MGEARRRASQGLPPRRPRPDPAEAERVVSWLPLSKAQTRQFMAVTTRGAWIGIGALVLFWVVVRFIGPAAGWWTLADMP; the protein is encoded by the coding sequence ATGGGAGAAGCACGCCGCCGCGCCAGCCAAGGACTTCCGCCCCGTCGTCCGCGCCCTGACCCTGCAGAGGCGGAACGGGTTGTCTCGTGGCTCCCCCTCAGCAAAGCGCAGACCCGCCAGTTCATGGCGGTGACCACCCGCGGCGCCTGGATCGGCATCGGTGCGCTGGTGCTGTTCTGGGTGGTGGTGCGCTTCATCGGCCCAGCCGCGGGCTGGTGGACCCTGGCTGACATGCCCTGA
- a CDS encoding helicase, which translates to MLEARAHQQLKTLLQHDRVAWPHHLTLSRLIARSVRRGDRALIQLTPGSEEHWWLGLLVPLCLQRQRCVLVLEADQRRRLLQVERPRLREAGLHLPCWQGLEPPDGEQLWLLTTQELVQAHRQEQLHDDHLLIIPEADQLSHRLRQALALTLQSQDWERLRQAHPNADASLLDLHDRLSRQVFRQATRRDATVRLESGQLQALRDLLTLLHPLPAPWDHVLKADPSHWAYWADLDHRLLQWRWHLQLLEPLRQLQGLLNQRAAILISSAGESAPLQTELNDAGFDADVVVRLREPTLRDPLPLFAPRRQPLPNTEVFAQHLLEQSRRLILGRAGLTVILLDDNRLRQRLTSELASEFGSRVIEAATAPEANGVICCRWSWWLQHQAQLPPPEQLIIALLPIASLEAPLTAARVEALKRQGRDWFRDLLLPEALSLLAPAVAPLRRSGGRLAVLDGRLRGRSWGEHVLTALQPWTPLHRLLPD; encoded by the coding sequence ATGCTGGAAGCCCGCGCCCATCAGCAGCTGAAAACCCTGCTGCAACACGACCGGGTCGCCTGGCCGCATCACCTCACCCTGAGTCGCCTGATCGCCCGCAGCGTGCGGCGTGGCGATCGCGCCCTGATCCAGCTGACACCCGGCAGTGAAGAGCATTGGTGGCTGGGTCTGCTGGTGCCCCTCTGCCTGCAGCGCCAACGCTGCGTGTTGGTGCTGGAAGCCGACCAGCGCCGTCGGCTGCTGCAGGTGGAGCGTCCCAGGTTGCGGGAGGCCGGGCTGCATCTCCCTTGCTGGCAAGGTCTGGAACCACCGGATGGCGAGCAATTGTGGCTGCTCACCACGCAGGAGCTGGTGCAGGCCCATCGCCAGGAGCAGCTCCATGACGATCACCTGCTGATCATCCCTGAAGCGGATCAACTCAGCCACCGACTGCGCCAGGCGCTAGCCCTGACCCTCCAGAGCCAAGACTGGGAACGGCTGCGGCAAGCCCACCCGAACGCCGATGCCAGCCTGCTGGATCTCCATGACCGCCTGAGCAGGCAAGTGTTTCGCCAGGCCACGCGCAGGGATGCGACCGTGCGACTGGAGAGCGGACAGCTGCAGGCGCTGCGCGATCTTCTGACCCTGCTCCATCCCCTGCCCGCTCCATGGGATCACGTGCTGAAGGCGGATCCGAGCCACTGGGCCTACTGGGCCGACCTCGACCATCGCCTGCTGCAATGGCGCTGGCATCTACAGCTGCTCGAACCGCTGCGTCAGCTCCAAGGCCTGCTCAACCAGCGTGCAGCGATCCTGATCAGCAGCGCCGGCGAGTCCGCTCCGCTGCAGACGGAACTCAACGATGCCGGCTTCGACGCTGATGTGGTGGTGCGACTGCGGGAACCGACGCTGCGCGACCCCCTCCCTCTCTTCGCCCCCCGCCGGCAACCCCTCCCGAACACCGAAGTGTTCGCCCAGCACCTGCTGGAGCAATCACGCCGGCTGATTCTCGGTCGCGCCGGTCTCACCGTGATCCTTCTCGACGACAACCGCCTGCGCCAACGCCTCACCAGCGAACTGGCCTCTGAATTCGGCAGTCGGGTGATCGAAGCCGCCACCGCCCCCGAAGCCAATGGCGTGATCTGCTGCCGTTGGAGCTGGTGGCTGCAACATCAGGCCCAACTGCCACCGCCGGAGCAGCTGATCATCGCCCTGCTGCCGATCGCCAGCCTGGAGGCGCCACTGACGGCCGCTCGGGTCGAAGCACTGAAACGTCAGGGGCGCGACTGGTTCCGTGATCTTCTGCTACCTGAGGCCCTCAGCCTGCTGGCTCCTGCGGTCGCCCCCCTGCGCCGGAGTGGAGGCCGGCTGGCGGTGCTGGATGGTCGACTGCGGGGGCGCAGCTGGGGCGAACACGTGTTGACCGCCCTGCAGCCCTGGACTCCGCTGCACCGACTGCTTCCCGACTGA
- a CDS encoding prephenate/arogenate dehydrogenase: protein MQQQVADVPKLPAAVGIVGLGLIGGSLGLDLQGLGCRVVGLVHRSSTAERALERGLVHEVSTDPAILRDCELIILALPIESLLDPDPGLVAALPPHAVVTDVASVKAPVLEVWRHRHRRFVASHPMAGTAESGVDAGLSGLFRGRPWVATPELATDAESLALVAQLARSLGSHWLTATAPSHDQAVALISHVPVLVSAALLRAVGSERDPSVRELACQLASSGFADTTRVGAGNPALGTAMAARNTDAVLRGLAAYRWSLEQLEGAILAGNWAQLEQELEQTRALRPAFLEAAGAGLSASAPAAGRAGP, encoded by the coding sequence ATGCAGCAGCAGGTGGCCGATGTCCCGAAGCTCCCCGCAGCAGTCGGCATCGTGGGCTTGGGCCTGATCGGGGGCTCTCTCGGGCTGGATCTGCAGGGCCTGGGCTGTCGGGTTGTCGGTCTGGTGCATCGTTCCTCCACGGCTGAACGGGCCTTGGAGCGAGGTCTGGTGCACGAAGTGAGCACCGATCCGGCGATCCTGCGCGACTGCGAGCTGATCATTCTGGCGTTGCCGATCGAGTCTCTTCTCGATCCCGATCCCGGGCTCGTGGCGGCCTTGCCGCCGCATGCGGTGGTCACGGATGTGGCCTCAGTCAAGGCACCGGTGCTGGAGGTCTGGCGTCATCGGCATCGCCGTTTCGTGGCCAGCCATCCGATGGCGGGCACCGCCGAGTCCGGTGTGGATGCGGGTCTGTCTGGGCTGTTCCGTGGTCGCCCTTGGGTCGCCACGCCAGAGCTGGCCACCGACGCAGAGTCGCTTGCGCTGGTGGCGCAACTGGCGCGTTCCCTGGGCAGTCACTGGCTCACGGCCACGGCCCCCAGCCATGACCAGGCCGTGGCGCTGATCTCCCATGTGCCTGTGCTGGTGAGTGCGGCGCTTCTGCGCGCAGTCGGTTCGGAGCGGGATCCGTCCGTGCGGGAGCTGGCTTGCCAGCTCGCGTCGAGTGGCTTTGCCGACACCACCCGGGTGGGAGCGGGCAATCCCGCGCTCGGGACCGCGATGGCCGCCCGCAACACCGACGCTGTGCTGCGGGGGCTGGCGGCCTATCGCTGGAGCCTGGAGCAGCTGGAGGGGGCCATCCTCGCGGGGAACTGGGCGCAGCTGGAGCAGGAACTGGAGCAGACCCGCGCCCTCAGGCCCGCCTTTCTCGAAGCTGCCGGGGCTGGCCTCAGTGCTTCAGCTCCAGCGGCAGGCCGCGCTGGGCCGTGA
- the crtD gene encoding C-3',4' desaturase CrtD yields the protein MEPAQDVLVIGGGIAGLTATALLARHGLRVTLLEAHHQLGGCAGTFRRGPYTFDVGATQVAGLEPGGSHARILAHLGLALPAAEPLDPGCVVDLADGTEPIRLWRQPERWKQEREWHFPGSAPFWALCERLHRSNWAFASQDPVLPIRSGWDLLQTLGAIGPGNLASAPLSLLSVADLLRLSGCQHHERLRRFLDLQLRLYSQEPAARTAALYGATVLQMAQEPQGLWHLQGSMQTLSDQLAAAIKRDGGSLLLRHRVVALERNPARGAWHVRAQRANGDTLHLEAADVVCSLPPQCLPTLIPAVSAGNSRDPMPPSYRRHLEHLNAPSGALVLYAAVSRSALPADCPAHLQRDGSTPGSLFVSVSREGDGRAPQGEATLIASVFTDPDDWCDLPDPEYRQRKQDVQHRIVATLQDWLGITPEQWRHQELATPRSFAFWTGRPRGIVGGLGQSPARFGPFGLASRTPMANLWLCGDAIHPGEGTAGVSLSALMACRQLTAQRGLPLELKH from the coding sequence ATGGAGCCAGCGCAAGACGTCCTTGTGATCGGCGGCGGAATCGCCGGTCTTACCGCCACAGCGCTCTTGGCTCGCCATGGCCTGCGGGTCACCCTGCTGGAGGCCCATCACCAACTCGGCGGCTGTGCCGGAACCTTCCGGCGTGGCCCCTACACCTTTGATGTGGGTGCCACCCAGGTGGCCGGCCTGGAGCCGGGGGGCAGCCATGCGCGAATCCTGGCCCACCTGGGGCTGGCCTTGCCCGCCGCCGAACCGCTCGATCCCGGCTGCGTGGTGGACCTGGCCGATGGGACGGAACCGATCCGGCTCTGGCGGCAGCCCGAGCGCTGGAAGCAGGAGCGGGAGTGGCACTTTCCAGGCAGCGCACCCTTCTGGGCGCTCTGCGAACGGCTGCATCGCAGCAACTGGGCCTTCGCCAGCCAAGATCCGGTGCTGCCAATCCGCTCCGGCTGGGATCTGCTCCAAACCCTGGGAGCGATCGGGCCCGGCAACCTCGCCAGTGCACCCCTAAGCCTTCTCAGCGTGGCGGATCTGCTGCGACTCAGTGGCTGCCAGCACCACGAGCGGCTGCGTCGCTTTCTCGATCTGCAATTGCGTCTCTACTCCCAGGAGCCGGCGGCGCGCACGGCGGCTCTGTATGGCGCCACGGTGCTGCAGATGGCCCAGGAGCCCCAGGGGCTCTGGCATCTTCAGGGCTCCATGCAGACCCTGAGCGATCAGTTGGCTGCTGCCATCAAGCGCGATGGCGGCAGCCTGCTGCTGCGTCATCGGGTGGTGGCCCTGGAGCGCAATCCGGCGCGGGGTGCCTGGCACGTGCGAGCGCAACGCGCCAATGGCGACACCCTGCATCTGGAGGCCGCCGATGTGGTGTGCAGCCTGCCGCCCCAGTGCCTGCCCACCCTGATCCCAGCGGTCTCCGCTGGCAACAGCCGCGACCCGATGCCCCCCTCCTATCGGCGCCATCTTGAGCACTTGAACGCCCCCAGCGGCGCTCTGGTGCTGTATGCAGCCGTCTCCCGTTCGGCGCTCCCGGCCGACTGCCCCGCCCATCTCCAGCGCGATGGCAGCACGCCGGGATCGCTCTTTGTGTCGGTGAGCCGAGAGGGCGACGGACGCGCTCCCCAGGGCGAAGCCACCCTGATTGCCAGCGTGTTCACCGATCCCGACGACTGGTGCGACCTGCCCGATCCCGAGTACCGGCAACGCAAGCAGGACGTGCAACACAGGATCGTGGCCACCCTCCAGGACTGGCTGGGTATCACCCCGGAGCAGTGGCGGCATCAGGAGCTGGCCACGCCCCGCTCCTTCGCCTTCTGGACCGGTCGCCCCCGAGGCATCGTGGGCGGTCTTGGTCAGAGCCCGGCACGCTTCGGTCCCTTCGGCCTGGCGAGTCGCACCCCGATGGCCAATCTCTGGCTCTGCGGTGACGCGATCCACCCAGGCGAGGGCACGGCGGGCGTGAGCCTTTCGGCCCTAATGGCCTGTCGGCAGCTCACGGCCCAGCGCGGCCTGCCGCTGGAGCTGAAGCACTGA
- a CDS encoding fructosamine kinase family protein, with protein sequence MQAELEQLLDRQPQLAAGARLQRCQPVGGGCSQQAYQLQLSDGRLLFAKAGDPSMLKAEQRGLQALHRHLDPTDLWVPEPLVFNAGASARGWLLLSWHGFTQGDQARLGRGLARLHRRSAQQGSLEKGAGWFGWAWDGYIGLGHQPGGWCQSWGEAFVELRLRPQLEQAQSWGLALADLDPWLHELRDRFDRHGPDAALVHGDLWGGNAAVLADGRGLIFDPACWWADREVDLAMTQCFGGFSQAFYNGYHQEWPLPPGAKQRVEIYNLYHWLNHANLFGGGYRQQCLRFLERLSPLSW encoded by the coding sequence GTGCAGGCGGAGTTGGAGCAACTGCTGGATCGCCAGCCCCAGCTGGCTGCGGGCGCCCGGTTGCAGCGTTGTCAGCCGGTGGGTGGCGGCTGCAGTCAGCAGGCCTATCAGCTGCAGCTCAGCGATGGGCGCCTGCTGTTCGCCAAAGCCGGTGACCCTTCGATGCTCAAGGCGGAGCAGCGTGGTCTGCAGGCCTTGCATCGTCATCTCGATCCCACCGACCTGTGGGTGCCGGAGCCTCTGGTGTTCAACGCTGGCGCGTCCGCTCGTGGTTGGTTGCTGCTGTCCTGGCATGGGTTCACCCAGGGCGACCAGGCGAGGCTCGGTCGCGGTCTGGCTCGCCTGCATCGGCGATCGGCGCAGCAGGGCTCGCTTGAGAAAGGGGCCGGTTGGTTCGGCTGGGCCTGGGATGGCTACATCGGCCTGGGCCATCAACCCGGCGGTTGGTGCCAGAGCTGGGGTGAGGCGTTCGTGGAGTTAAGGCTCAGGCCCCAGTTGGAGCAGGCCCAGTCGTGGGGGCTGGCGCTGGCTGATCTCGACCCGTGGCTCCACGAGCTGCGGGATCGGTTCGATCGGCATGGGCCCGACGCTGCCTTGGTGCACGGCGATCTCTGGGGCGGGAATGCGGCCGTGTTGGCGGATGGTCGAGGCCTGATTTTCGATCCGGCCTGCTGGTGGGCCGATCGTGAGGTGGATCTGGCAATGACCCAGTGCTTCGGAGGCTTCTCGCAAGCCTTTTACAACGGTTACCACCAGGAATGGCCCCTGCCACCAGGAGCCAAGCAACGGGTGGAGATTTACAACCTCTATCACTGGCTCAACCACGCCAACTTGTTTGGTGGTGGCTACAGGCAGCAGTGCCTGCGTTTCCTTGAGCGCCTCTCACCACTGTCGTGGTGA
- a CDS encoding CAAD domain-containing protein — protein sequence MSEDSTAVKDSTSTATPETDTATAAEGVNFSERYSEVLGKVNATLDQVDWSKVGRIGKIVGIFAAVIVAQILIKGILDTINLLPVVPGLLELLGVVVVGQWSWKNLTTSEKRQALISRVQTLRQEYLG from the coding sequence ATGAGCGAGGACAGCACTGCGGTGAAGGACTCGACGTCCACCGCCACCCCTGAAACCGACACGGCCACTGCAGCTGAGGGCGTCAACTTCAGTGAGCGCTACAGCGAAGTGCTGGGCAAAGTGAATGCCACGCTCGATCAGGTCGACTGGAGCAAGGTGGGTCGCATCGGCAAGATCGTGGGCATCTTCGCCGCAGTGATCGTGGCGCAGATCCTGATCAAAGGCATCCTCGACACGATCAATCTGCTCCCCGTGGTGCCCGGCCTGCTGGAGCTGCTCGGTGTGGTGGTGGTCGGCCAGTGGAGCTGGAAGAACCTCACCACCAGCGAAAAACGTCAGGCTCTGATCAGTCGCGTCCAGACTCTGCGTCAGGAATACCTGGGCTGA
- a CDS encoding M67 family metallopeptidase translates to MPIERIGRLSEMPERLLLGRECLIVLKRTLAAPAPEEGCALLLGLPISDGASQSSAWWVQRVWPCCNVWSPGLTALPEPPDVSLTRRHRFALDPREQLHAQRWARARGLQVLGTAHSHPQGEPEPSRLDLGWATTPSLMVILGGSGALGAWWIEAGGASPLLLEHTDGEAS, encoded by the coding sequence ATGCCAATCGAGCGTATCGGTCGGCTCTCGGAAATGCCAGAACGGCTGCTCCTCGGTCGTGAATGCCTGATCGTTCTCAAGCGCACCCTGGCCGCCCCGGCGCCGGAGGAGGGCTGTGCGCTTTTGCTGGGTTTGCCCATCAGCGATGGAGCTTCCCAAAGCAGCGCCTGGTGGGTGCAGCGGGTGTGGCCCTGCTGCAACGTCTGGAGCCCTGGGCTGACCGCCCTGCCTGAGCCGCCCGATGTCTCCCTCACGCGTCGCCATCGCTTCGCCCTGGATCCAAGGGAACAGTTGCATGCGCAGCGCTGGGCCCGCGCCCGCGGGCTGCAGGTTCTGGGGACGGCCCATTCCCATCCGCAAGGGGAGCCGGAGCCGTCACGGCTCGATCTTGGCTGGGCGACGACGCCGAGCCTGATGGTGATCCTGGGTGGCTCGGGAGCGCTGGGGGCGTGGTGGATCGAGGCGGGTGGGGCATCACCACTGTTGCTCGAACACACTGATGGGGAAGCGAGCTGA
- the moeB gene encoding molybdopterin-synthase adenylyltransferase MoeB translates to MVPLDAVPEELSAEERQRYARHLSLPELGLEGQKRLRSASVLCVGTGGLGSPLLLYLAAAGVGRIGVVDFDQVETSNLQRQVIHGSASVGQAKTRSAASRLQDLNPHVQVVEHNTRLDPTNALQILEPYDLVCDGTDNFPSRYLINDACVLLGKPCIYGSVQGFEGQVSVFNRTADSPNYRDLVPQPPPPGLVPSCAAGGVLGVMPGLIGLIQATEAIKLIAGLGTSLDGRVLLVDALAMRFRELTLAPSPTREPIQHLIDYQAFCGQSGSAFAEEEQVESVSVRELKALLDSGADLLLIDVRNPAEVEVAVIEGSEHFPLSAIESGEAIEPIRNRASGRSLYIHCKLGGRSAKAVALLAEHGIEAINVSGGIEAWSLEVDETVPRY, encoded by the coding sequence ATGGTTCCGTTGGATGCTGTGCCCGAAGAGCTCAGTGCCGAAGAGCGGCAGCGCTATGCGCGCCACCTGAGCCTGCCGGAGCTGGGCCTTGAGGGGCAGAAGCGTCTCCGGAGTGCTTCTGTGTTGTGCGTGGGCACTGGTGGCCTGGGGTCACCCCTGCTGCTTTACCTCGCCGCCGCAGGTGTGGGGCGGATCGGCGTCGTCGATTTCGATCAGGTGGAGACGTCGAACCTGCAGCGTCAGGTGATTCATGGCAGCGCCAGCGTTGGCCAGGCCAAAACTCGCTCGGCGGCCAGCCGGCTCCAAGACCTGAACCCCCATGTGCAGGTGGTGGAGCACAACACGAGGCTCGATCCGACCAATGCCCTGCAGATCCTGGAGCCCTACGACCTGGTGTGCGATGGCACGGACAACTTCCCCAGTCGCTATCTCATCAACGATGCCTGTGTGCTGCTCGGCAAGCCTTGCATCTACGGATCGGTGCAGGGCTTTGAGGGTCAGGTGAGCGTGTTCAACCGCACGGCTGACAGTCCGAATTACCGGGACCTGGTGCCGCAGCCGCCTCCGCCGGGCCTGGTGCCATCGTGCGCCGCCGGTGGCGTGCTGGGCGTGATGCCCGGCTTGATCGGTCTGATCCAGGCCACCGAGGCGATCAAGCTGATCGCCGGACTCGGCACCTCCCTCGATGGTCGGGTGCTGTTGGTGGATGCGTTGGCGATGCGATTTCGGGAGTTGACGCTTGCCCCGTCGCCCACGCGCGAGCCGATTCAACACCTGATTGACTATCAGGCATTCTGCGGCCAGTCCGGATCCGCATTCGCTGAGGAGGAGCAAGTGGAAAGCGTGTCCGTGCGCGAGCTCAAGGCATTGCTGGATTCAGGCGCCGACCTGCTTCTGATCGATGTGCGCAACCCCGCTGAAGTGGAGGTGGCGGTGATCGAGGGATCGGAGCATTTCCCCCTCAGCGCCATTGAGAGTGGCGAGGCGATCGAGCCCATCCGCAACCGGGCCAGCGGCCGCAGCCTCTACATCCACTGCAAGCTGGGAGGCCGCTCAGCTAAGGCAGTGGCACTGCTGGCTGAACACGGCATCGAGGCGATCAATGTCAGCGGCGGCATCGAGGCCTGGTCGTTGGAGGTGGATGAAACGGTTCCGCGCTACTGA
- a CDS encoding cob(I)yrinic acid a,c-diamide adenosyltransferase, translating into MAGNRRPAIGIVTAADSRERSLGQLHVYDGEGKGKSQAALGVVLRTIGLGICEQRRTRVLLLRFLKGPGRAYDEDAAIEALQQGFPHLIDQVRTGRGEYFGADEVSRFDRQEAQRGWDIAKGAIASALYSVVVLDELNPVLELGLLDLDDVLRSLRERPEGMEIIVTGRAAPRALVQMADLHSEMRAHRRPEPSEAGVTAMIPQGGIEIYTGEGKGKSTSALGKALQAIGRGISQDKSHRVLILQWLKGGSGYTEDAAIAALRESYPHLVDHLRSGRDAIVWRGQQQPIDYVEAERAWEIARAAIASGLYKTVILDELNPSVDLELLPVEPILQTLLRKPAETEVIITGRCKNPPAYFDLASVHSEMVCHKHYAEQGVDLKRGVDY; encoded by the coding sequence ATGGCAGGGAATCGACGACCAGCCATCGGCATCGTGACTGCAGCTGACAGCCGCGAACGTAGTCTCGGCCAACTGCACGTCTATGACGGGGAGGGCAAGGGCAAAAGCCAGGCCGCTCTGGGTGTGGTGCTGCGCACCATCGGGCTTGGCATCTGCGAACAACGCCGCACCCGGGTGTTGCTGCTGCGGTTCCTGAAAGGGCCAGGCCGGGCCTACGACGAGGATGCGGCAATCGAAGCCCTGCAGCAGGGGTTCCCCCATCTGATCGATCAGGTGCGCACCGGTCGTGGCGAGTATTTCGGGGCTGATGAGGTGAGCCGCTTTGACCGGCAGGAAGCCCAGCGGGGCTGGGACATCGCCAAGGGAGCGATCGCCAGCGCCCTCTATTCCGTGGTGGTGCTCGATGAGCTCAACCCGGTGCTGGAGCTGGGCCTACTCGATCTCGACGACGTGTTGCGGAGTCTGCGCGAGCGGCCGGAGGGCATGGAGATCATCGTCACCGGAAGGGCCGCCCCCCGCGCCCTGGTGCAGATGGCGGATCTCCATTCAGAGATGCGGGCCCACCGGCGCCCCGAGCCCTCAGAGGCCGGCGTGACGGCAATGATTCCCCAGGGCGGCATCGAGATCTACACCGGCGAAGGCAAGGGCAAGTCCACCAGCGCCCTGGGCAAAGCCCTCCAGGCCATCGGCCGCGGCATCTCGCAAGACAAGAGCCATCGGGTGTTGATCCTGCAGTGGCTCAAGGGGGGCAGCGGCTACACCGAAGACGCCGCAATCGCCGCCCTGCGTGAGAGCTACCCCCACCTGGTGGATCACCTGCGCTCAGGCCGTGATGCGATCGTCTGGCGCGGCCAGCAGCAACCGATCGATTACGTGGAAGCCGAGCGGGCCTGGGAAATCGCTCGGGCTGCGATTGCCAGTGGGCTCTACAAAACGGTGATCCTGGATGAACTGAATCCCAGCGTGGATCTGGAACTGCTGCCGGTGGAGCCGATCCTCCAGACGTTGCTGCGCAAACCAGCGGAAACCGAGGTGATCATCACCGGCCGCTGCAAGAACCCTCCCGCCTATTTCGATCTGGCCAGCGTGCACTCCGAGATGGTGTGCCACAAGCACTACGCCGAACAGGGCGTCGATCTCAAGCGCGGCGTGGACTACTGA